A stretch of Aureispira sp. CCB-E DNA encodes these proteins:
- a CDS encoding two-component regulator propeller domain-containing protein, whose protein sequence is MKFLLPTTLLLLFAFCSGQKNKPTQITDPKIYTDADIITSSLLDKNGNLWFGTSTEGLYKYCNGKFSNFNIKDGLCTNQIWSIIEDNKGHIWLATNKGLCQYNGKTFTPISLPPINTDSDWYKNIYPTVNPNQASSMVQDKNGIFWIGTSGIGAYKYDGKTFENILANKGRKYEDNLHHNVVQSIIKDNNNHIWFASMSNGGIVRFNGETSKDFKKADGLSDNMVRCLYQDREGNIWIGTNGNRNGGLDKFDGTSFTNFNQNDGLCSNNIAVIFQSSDGKIWLGSDRETLCYYENGSFKTFDRLTGVSIRTILEDKNGHLWFGGRKGNLWKYDGMQLTDLTQLKNK, encoded by the coding sequence ATGAAATTTTTATTGCCTACAACACTGTTGCTTTTATTTGCTTTTTGTAGCGGACAAAAAAACAAACCTACTCAAATAACAGATCCCAAAATTTACACAGATGCTGATATTATTACAAGTAGTTTGTTAGACAAGAATGGGAATTTATGGTTTGGAACATCAACTGAAGGGCTTTATAAGTATTGTAATGGGAAATTTTCAAATTTTAATATCAAAGATGGTCTCTGTACAAACCAAATATGGAGCATAATTGAAGATAACAAAGGGCACATTTGGTTGGCAACCAATAAAGGCTTGTGCCAATACAATGGCAAAACATTTACTCCCATCTCCCTTCCTCCTATCAACACGGACAGCGATTGGTATAAAAACATCTACCCAACTGTAAATCCCAATCAAGCTAGTTCGATGGTTCAAGATAAGAATGGAATATTCTGGATTGGCACCTCGGGTATTGGAGCCTACAAGTACGATGGAAAAACATTTGAAAATATTTTGGCTAACAAAGGCAGAAAATATGAAGATAACCTTCATCACAACGTTGTGCAAAGCATTATAAAAGATAACAATAATCATATTTGGTTTGCTTCAATGAGCAATGGAGGTATTGTTCGTTTTAATGGGGAGACATCGAAAGATTTCAAAAAAGCGGATGGATTAAGTGATAATATGGTTCGTTGCCTCTACCAAGATCGAGAAGGAAATATTTGGATAGGAACAAATGGAAATCGAAATGGCGGATTGGATAAATTTGATGGTACTAGTTTTACTAATTTTAATCAAAATGATGGCTTGTGCAGTAATAATATTGCTGTCATCTTTCAAAGCAGCGATGGCAAAATATGGTTGGGTAGCGATAGAGAAACACTTTGTTATTATGAGAATGGGAGTTTCAAAACATTTGACAGGTTAACAGGAGTTTCTATAAGAACAATCTTAGAAGATAAAAATGGTCATCTATGGTTTGGTGGTAGAAAAGGAAATTTGTGGAAATATGATGGAATGCAATTGACTGACTTAACCCAATTAAAAAATAAATAA
- a CDS encoding DUF6920 family protein — protein sequence MMRIVLIILIGIHGLIHLFGFLKAFNLSEFNAITHPISKTFGVLWLLAFLLFSITLILYFFRSNYWWLSGFFSVTISQLLIFNYWSDAKFGTIANLIILFAAIVANSYLRFENQLKEERNVLYQSAHPKNLEIIDKQSFNNLPLIIQKWLSNSGVIGKQDVSNVYLTQELLLKLKPEQKNWSTGKAEQYFTVYPPAFSWNISTEMNSILNVVGRDKFKDGKGEMLIKLLSMIPVANAKHDKKVDQATLQRYLAEIVWFPSASLSQYIKWEAINDYSARATMEYDGTKGTGEFHFDANGNFEKFVTMRYRDPKDKVPTQWTVIATKTKEINGIKIPVECEASWELEGSEWTWLKLKITDIWYNVNAMPIH from the coding sequence ATGATGCGAATAGTTTTAATCATATTAATTGGAATTCATGGGCTTATCCATTTATTTGGATTTCTAAAAGCATTTAACCTATCTGAATTTAATGCGATTACACACCCCATTTCAAAGACTTTTGGAGTGCTTTGGCTATTGGCATTTCTTCTATTTTCCATTACACTCATTTTATATTTTTTCCGCTCCAATTACTGGTGGTTAAGCGGATTTTTTTCTGTGACTATTTCGCAACTTTTAATTTTCAACTATTGGTCTGATGCAAAATTTGGGACAATAGCCAATCTAATTATTTTATTTGCAGCTATTGTAGCTAATTCGTATCTCCGTTTTGAGAATCAACTTAAAGAAGAAAGAAATGTTCTTTATCAAAGCGCACATCCCAAAAATCTAGAGATTATTGATAAGCAATCATTCAATAACTTACCACTAATAATTCAAAAATGGTTAAGTAATAGTGGCGTAATTGGCAAGCAGGATGTTTCTAATGTGTATCTAACTCAAGAATTATTGTTAAAACTAAAACCTGAACAAAAAAATTGGAGCACAGGAAAAGCAGAGCAATATTTCACAGTCTATCCACCTGCTTTTAGTTGGAATATTAGCACAGAAATGAATTCAATATTAAATGTAGTAGGGCGAGATAAATTTAAGGATGGCAAAGGTGAGATGTTAATTAAACTCCTTTCAATGATCCCTGTTGCCAATGCAAAACATGACAAAAAGGTCGACCAAGCAACATTGCAGCGTTATTTGGCTGAAATTGTTTGGTTTCCTTCTGCATCTTTGAGCCAATATATAAAATGGGAAGCGATAAACGACTACTCAGCAAGGGCTACAATGGAATATGATGGAACGAAAGGTACAGGTGAATTTCACTTTGATGCAAATGGAAATTTTGAAAAATTTGTAACCATGCGTTACCGAGATCCAAAAGATAAAGTACCGACTCAATGGACAGTAATTGCCACTAAAACTAAAGAAATAAATGGAATAAAAATACCCGTTGAATGTGAGGCTAGTTGGGAACTAGAAGGCAGCGAATGGACTTGGTTGAAATTAAAAATAACGGATATTTGGTACAATGTAAACGCAATGCCTATCCATTAA
- a CDS encoding DUF5655 domain-containing protein — MPLFKIIENGNLENIKEHPFKLEKDIQTLTENNLQSIFGLEFVKSEFSLNNFRIDTLAFDKEAGTFVIIEYKRDKNFSVIDQGYAYLSLMLNNKADFILEFNESGKGTLRRKDVDWSQSRVIFISPSFTTYQKEAINFKDLPIELWEIKRYNNKTITYNQIKTSGAQESIKTISSKDAVVDQVNKEVKVYTEQDHLEGANSEIKEMYHALKERIINLDDNVSPHPKKKTIGFKIENQIFCDFVIQSKALKIYLNLKSGDLMDAKNISRDVSNVGHWGNGSYEIKVQDLDDIEYLLSLIKQSIRKNKNDS; from the coding sequence ATGCCATTATTCAAAATAATTGAAAACGGTAACCTTGAAAATATTAAGGAACATCCTTTTAAACTGGAAAAAGATATTCAGACCTTAACCGAAAACAATTTACAATCAATTTTTGGACTTGAATTCGTAAAATCAGAATTTAGTTTAAACAATTTTAGAATTGATACATTGGCTTTTGACAAGGAAGCTGGAACTTTTGTAATTATTGAGTACAAGCGAGATAAAAATTTTAGTGTCATTGACCAAGGCTACGCCTATCTATCGTTGATGCTAAACAACAAGGCTGATTTTATTTTAGAATTTAATGAAAGCGGTAAAGGGACTTTACGAAGAAAAGACGTTGACTGGTCGCAATCAAGAGTAATTTTTATTTCACCATCCTTTACAACTTACCAAAAAGAGGCGATTAATTTTAAAGACTTACCCATTGAATTATGGGAGATAAAAAGATACAACAATAAGACAATAACTTACAACCAAATAAAGACTTCAGGAGCTCAAGAAAGTATTAAGACCATCTCAAGCAAAGATGCTGTTGTTGACCAAGTCAATAAAGAAGTAAAGGTTTATACCGAACAAGATCACTTGGAAGGGGCTAATTCTGAAATTAAAGAGATGTATCATGCCTTAAAAGAGCGAATAATTAATTTAGATGATAACGTTTCTCCTCATCCAAAGAAAAAAACGATTGGCTTCAAGATCGAGAATCAAATATTTTGTGATTTTGTAATCCAAAGTAAAGCACTTAAAATATACCTCAATCTAAAAAGTGGAGATTTGATGGATGCAAAGAATATCTCAAGAGATGTTTCTAATGTAGGACATTGGGGAAATGGGTCTTATGAAATAAAAGTTCAAGATTTGGATGATATAGAATATTTGCTAAGCCTTATAAAGCAATCTATTAGAAAAAACAAAAACGATAGTTAG
- a CDS encoding polysaccharide lyase family 8 super-sandwich domain-containing protein, with protein sequence MKLKSCILFLWSKRNIGILFFVLLACSGYSQEVIFADYFDIKTSSPAGSVVTGKIHLKRNKDVLVTPVPVGYNFELTTDPSGLFDLTNKWDTVGKMQGLLIGELSIKNGQTTPTLPTSYNLTISLKNNQQVLASQQITVHIVDTTTWEKLFEYYKAETISNSRLYGRFTLSDVAIQSLITEVNLNNGMITSVNNLYSALPENTSGLDNKLKDMAKHIGAMGYAYANQNSTHYQSASLRQAIYKAARYYMNYLPIFGDDISNPIGSAIGDGYHGLRFSHGRLSVGTTTHQWVLVDALGAPLVQVMDHVIADIHNNNPDAIALQESIYRFYQHYLSLVPTRRAMINNSRWRDIADTSRNEGAWADANIHHRMRSLMAMGVIWADYNRPMTYVPYWYDDWNNGTPFAGLTLSKGWSPRGIILDLRHWCTKIYCKTYQYAQSGFHPDGTITHHSAYGASDVALFAYGFEWASLTNYAIEYFKETPYPFGNSTYQFFTDLIKYTYPHIIYKQQLDYVVAGRSFSSDMRGFTIGKIVAQSNKLIANKLPSTVIQNEAVLVALKNALNNNSQQQNSSVAFWNAHYLVHRRENNMKNFFFSVRQKSTRSAGAEDFGSIRRSWHAGSGVFQLRVDGAEYTKAVLDEYDWHILPGVTEEWRTDAMPTGRASLAGPGLSAHSGVVADGEQAMAAHLYDPAPGMSDLGFNITSGNVPSYAIAKANKSYHMVNGWGTAIGSNILRKSAGQGLEIVTCVDQSKQDTTIYYSVNSAPEVSLPHTASHNLTLTMTGPTWLHHDNKGYLIFPKTNQDLLIKTGTHINPTLGGTSDNFIIAIGHGTTPNQTTLNGYHYVLVGDVVKDSMPFIMNQYLADNYIEIKEGRCHAVYNHANKVAEVAFYAADTAFLDNTQSTWIRANKAALILEKEGVNDIQLTVSDPMHDINNSSIELEVSLNLMPGTYHTEIHGFDTIAGEVAIVTALANGGSRIVINLPNTGDELIYGYQELVYAGAPITLTVPKMNVAVLPLELLLFNVQKGEKEMTSEITWETNANWDRSHFEVEWSNEKALSFSKIGTVTTENNQLFSTNNQYLYVHENPTAGVNYYRLKMIDKNGAFEYSDIRAIEFDDVWGNVEVLPNPTTGNSVIVFEKLNQQALLQLYDAVGKMLWEKKLQTGITKAKIELSTLPAGVYWLRLLDENGYLKTFKLEKI encoded by the coding sequence ATGAAACTAAAATCGTGTATACTTTTTCTTTGGTCAAAAAGAAATATAGGGATTCTATTTTTTGTACTATTGGCTTGTTCTGGATACAGTCAAGAAGTGATTTTTGCAGATTATTTTGATATTAAAACTAGCTCTCCTGCAGGTAGTGTTGTAACAGGTAAAATACATTTAAAGAGAAACAAAGACGTATTGGTGACACCTGTTCCTGTTGGATATAATTTTGAGCTGACCACCGACCCTTCAGGGCTTTTTGATTTAACTAACAAATGGGATACTGTTGGAAAAATGCAAGGCTTATTGATAGGGGAGCTTTCTATAAAAAACGGTCAGACAACTCCGACTTTACCAACAAGTTATAACCTAACTATTTCCTTAAAAAACAACCAACAAGTTTTAGCTTCTCAACAAATTACAGTGCATATTGTAGATACAACAACGTGGGAAAAACTATTTGAGTATTACAAAGCAGAAACAATTAGTAATAGCCGACTTTATGGGCGGTTTACGTTGAGCGATGTTGCCATACAATCCTTAATTACAGAGGTTAACTTAAACAATGGGATGATTACTTCCGTTAATAATTTGTATAGTGCGCTCCCTGAAAATACCTCAGGTTTGGATAACAAACTGAAGGATATGGCAAAGCATATCGGAGCGATGGGCTATGCCTATGCCAATCAAAACTCAACTCATTATCAATCAGCAAGTCTTCGGCAAGCGATTTATAAGGCAGCTCGTTATTATATGAACTATTTGCCGATATTTGGAGATGATATTAGCAATCCTATAGGGAGTGCAATTGGAGATGGTTATCATGGCTTGAGGTTTAGTCACGGGAGATTGAGTGTAGGTACAACAACGCATCAATGGGTATTGGTTGATGCCTTAGGAGCTCCTTTAGTACAAGTGATGGATCATGTAATTGCTGATATTCATAATAATAATCCTGATGCTATTGCTTTGCAAGAGTCCATTTACCGATTCTATCAACATTATCTTTCTTTGGTGCCTACTCGTCGTGCGATGATTAATAATAGCCGATGGCGTGATATTGCTGATACGAGTCGGAATGAAGGGGCTTGGGCTGATGCCAATATTCACCACCGAATGCGTTCTTTAATGGCGATGGGAGTTATTTGGGCAGATTACAATCGTCCTATGACGTATGTTCCTTATTGGTATGATGATTGGAATAATGGAACTCCTTTTGCAGGCTTAACTTTGTCCAAAGGATGGAGTCCAAGAGGCATTATTTTGGATCTGAGACACTGGTGTACTAAAATTTACTGCAAAACTTACCAATATGCACAATCAGGATTTCATCCTGATGGGACAATTACCCATCATAGTGCTTATGGGGCTTCTGATGTAGCTTTATTTGCATATGGATTCGAATGGGCTTCCCTAACCAATTATGCAATTGAATATTTTAAAGAAACTCCTTATCCCTTTGGAAATTCAACCTATCAGTTTTTTACGGATCTTATTAAGTACACTTATCCGCATATAATTTACAAGCAACAGTTGGATTATGTTGTAGCAGGTAGGAGCTTTAGTTCTGATATGAGAGGGTTTACAATTGGAAAAATAGTTGCTCAATCCAACAAATTAATTGCTAATAAACTGCCTTCAACAGTGATTCAAAATGAAGCCGTTTTAGTTGCTTTAAAAAATGCCTTAAATAACAACTCACAACAGCAAAACAGTTCTGTAGCTTTTTGGAATGCTCATTATTTAGTGCACAGGAGAGAAAATAATATGAAAAACTTCTTTTTCTCTGTTCGCCAAAAATCAACTCGATCTGCAGGTGCAGAAGATTTTGGATCTATAAGACGTTCTTGGCATGCTGGTAGTGGTGTTTTTCAGCTAAGAGTAGATGGGGCAGAATACACTAAAGCAGTGTTAGATGAATACGATTGGCACATCTTACCAGGGGTTACAGAGGAGTGGCGAACGGATGCTATGCCGACTGGACGTGCTTCATTGGCAGGACCAGGGCTTAGTGCTCATTCTGGCGTTGTTGCAGACGGGGAACAAGCAATGGCCGCACACTTGTATGATCCAGCTCCTGGAATGTCAGATCTTGGCTTTAACATTACTAGTGGAAATGTTCCTTCTTACGCTATAGCCAAGGCTAATAAGTCCTATCATATGGTGAATGGTTGGGGAACAGCAATAGGTTCAAATATATTGAGAAAGAGTGCTGGACAAGGTTTAGAAATAGTTACTTGTGTAGACCAGTCTAAGCAGGATACAACCATTTATTACTCTGTTAATAGTGCTCCAGAAGTTAGTTTGCCACATACTGCTAGTCATAATCTGACGTTAACTATGACGGGACCGACTTGGTTGCACCATGATAATAAGGGATACCTAATCTTTCCGAAAACGAATCAAGATTTATTGATAAAAACGGGGACGCATATTAATCCAACACTAGGTGGGACTAGTGATAATTTTATTATAGCCATAGGGCACGGAACGACACCTAATCAGACAACGCTCAATGGCTACCATTATGTATTAGTGGGAGATGTTGTAAAAGATAGCATGCCATTCATTATGAATCAATATTTGGCAGACAATTATATTGAAATAAAAGAGGGGAGATGCCATGCTGTATACAATCATGCCAATAAGGTGGCAGAGGTAGCCTTCTACGCAGCCGATACTGCATTTTTAGACAATACGCAGAGTACTTGGATTCGTGCCAATAAAGCGGCATTAATTCTCGAAAAAGAGGGGGTAAATGACATTCAATTGACAGTAAGTGATCCTATGCATGATATTAATAATTCTTCAATAGAACTAGAAGTTTCGCTAAATCTAATGCCAGGTACCTATCATACGGAGATTCATGGATTTGATACCATTGCAGGAGAAGTGGCTATTGTTACAGCATTAGCGAATGGAGGAAGTAGGATTGTGATCAATCTGCCCAATACTGGCGATGAATTGATTTATGGATATCAAGAACTTGTTTATGCTGGTGCTCCAATTACCTTAACTGTACCGAAGATGAATGTTGCCGTTTTACCTTTAGAACTATTGTTGTTCAATGTTCAAAAAGGAGAAAAAGAGATGACCTCAGAAATAACATGGGAAACAAATGCTAATTGGGATAGAAGCCATTTTGAGGTAGAATGGAGCAATGAGAAAGCATTAAGCTTTTCAAAAATAGGAACGGTGACTACGGAAAACAATCAACTATTTTCTACAAATAACCAATATTTATATGTGCACGAAAACCCAACAGCTGGTGTTAATTATTATCGCTTAAAAATGATTGATAAGAACGGCGCTTTTGAATATTCAGATATTCGGGCAATAGAATTTGATGATGTGTGGGGGAATGTGGAGGTGTTGCCTAACCCAACTACGGGGAATTCTGTAATTGTTTTTGAAAAATTGAACCAACAGGCTCTCTTGCAATTATATGATGCTGTAGGAAAGATGCTTTGGGAAAAGAAACTCCAGACTGGAATAACAAAAGCTAAAATTGAGTTATCAACACTTCCCGCAGGAGTTTATTGGCTACGATTGTTGGACGAAAATGGCTATTTAAAAACATTCAAGTTAGAGAAAATCTAA
- a CDS encoding C45 family peptidase codes for MYHPRLYGEFYDMGFKYGQLLYQKANFTIPTISKKKMDFGLESYKELKIFFPEVIEEIKGFAKGIHDKPENLGAFLLSLGVFNPTGQCSVFAFKNKTSTIIGRNYDMLFDFKKFTESSLIAPKNKYAYISQSDVFIGRSDGINEKGLSIAMSFVNGTEIQTGISFHFIIRKILEDCQNTKQAVELIQKVKVSTANNFLIADKNGNLAVVESAPQKSIVRLPQKKEPFIYITNEFKSKEMQAYDRGGVEWSKSEERYNGLGNNLKPIKQIDLEKAKEILSDKCVCLNLRKEKFGTIWSVVANLNELSIERAETKPKATNYKVETRLDWWLKKRANSS; via the coding sequence ATGTATCATCCGAGATTATATGGAGAGTTTTACGATATGGGGTTCAAATATGGTCAGCTATTATACCAAAAGGCAAACTTCACCATTCCAACCATTAGCAAAAAAAAAATGGATTTTGGGCTTGAATCTTATAAAGAGCTAAAAATATTCTTTCCTGAAGTTATCGAAGAAATTAAAGGTTTTGCAAAAGGAATTCATGACAAACCTGAAAATCTAGGTGCTTTTTTATTAAGCCTTGGCGTTTTCAATCCAACGGGTCAATGTAGTGTTTTTGCTTTCAAAAACAAAACTTCTACAATAATTGGACGAAACTATGATATGCTCTTTGATTTTAAAAAATTTACAGAAAGTAGCCTAATTGCACCCAAAAACAAATACGCATACATAAGTCAATCAGACGTTTTTATTGGTCGTTCGGATGGGATTAATGAAAAAGGATTATCTATTGCAATGTCATTCGTTAACGGAACTGAAATTCAAACAGGAATAAGTTTTCATTTTATAATACGAAAAATCTTAGAAGATTGTCAAAACACTAAACAGGCTGTAGAATTAATTCAAAAAGTCAAAGTTTCGACCGCTAATAATTTTTTGATTGCTGATAAAAATGGAAATCTTGCAGTAGTAGAATCGGCACCACAAAAAAGTATTGTAAGACTCCCACAAAAAAAAGAACCATTCATATACATAACCAATGAATTTAAATCAAAGGAAATGCAAGCATATGATCGTGGTGGCGTTGAGTGGAGCAAAAGTGAAGAAAGATATAATGGTCTAGGAAACAACTTAAAACCTATTAAGCAGATAGATTTAGAAAAAGCTAAAGAGATTCTTTCAGACAAGTGTGTTTGCTTAAATTTAAGAAAAGAAAAATTTGGCACAATTTGGTCAGTCGTAGCAAATTTAAACGAGTTGAGTATTGAACGAGCTGAAACAAAACCAAAAGCAACAAATTACAAAGTAGAAACAAGGCTTGATTGGTGGCTAAAAAAAAGAGCCAATAGTAGTTAG
- a CDS encoding XAC2610-related protein translates to MNKLRILNGILLSLIFLNCNNQKKTPDEKECKIIYNTIGNGKSLNSNLNGRKIENLSYIQLKKNAKYIADSLKKIQQLAIYADTLIDINGDKFKDLILESYAESGFGIKYLHTIFLFDPLSDCYAKVIDQTPNFGFNPKSKTFTTTYFGEEIIQGEKYRWQGTKFSLIETATHHFSLDKKNAIEWCYIKKYSENKSIKKEACPDCFPKEYLNYINLKKQ, encoded by the coding sequence ATGAATAAATTAAGAATACTAAATGGGATTCTTTTATCTCTTATCTTTCTAAATTGTAACAATCAAAAAAAAACACCTGATGAAAAAGAGTGCAAAATCATCTATAACACTATTGGAAACGGGAAAAGTTTGAATTCAAATTTAAATGGCAGAAAAATCGAAAACCTTAGCTATATTCAACTTAAAAAAAACGCAAAATATATTGCAGATAGCCTAAAAAAAATCCAACAACTAGCAATTTATGCAGATACTCTTATTGATATAAATGGGGATAAATTTAAAGACCTTATTTTAGAATCATATGCAGAATCAGGATTTGGAATTAAATATTTACATACAATCTTTCTTTTTGACCCGCTATCTGATTGTTATGCAAAAGTTATTGATCAAACTCCAAATTTTGGATTCAACCCTAAATCAAAAACATTTACCACTACATATTTTGGGGAAGAGATAATTCAAGGCGAAAAATATAGATGGCAGGGGACAAAATTCTCTCTTATCGAAACAGCAACACATCACTTTTCATTAGATAAAAAAAACGCTATTGAATGGTGTTATATAAAAAAGTATAGTGAGAATAAGTCGATAAAGAAGGAAGCTTGCCCAGATTGTTTCCCAAAAGAATATCTAAATTATATTAATTTAAAAAAACAATAA
- a CDS encoding T9SS type A sorting domain-containing protein gives MKKCNYCFPKSILLFSLLLFSYSIFAQSYEKTLIPQKKWTVRHTTHHGGLSSFWDEFQVLNCDTVINSKHYYHLYNANNISSGLYGYLREDTINKKIYFMAPSSTTETLFIDYSLNVGDSIYYTGFDTPAYTKVVHIDTMFIAQKNRRVLHFEGYGSGNHYLKFVEGVGDYYRGLNMNSSSSVVAGYKYVSQVNSNTNITCDSIQSLTNVTNIEPISSTSEIKIKHYPIPVTQNLTIEVENPKKSLYQIEVYNLIGELLLEKKISPNDTLNLETLDAGLYILVLENSQTFKIVKQHQK, from the coding sequence ATGAAAAAGTGTAATTATTGCTTCCCAAAGTCTATTCTATTGTTTTCTTTGCTTCTATTCTCGTATTCTATTTTTGCCCAGTCATACGAAAAAACTTTAATCCCTCAAAAAAAATGGACTGTTAGACATACAACCCATCACGGTGGACTGTCGAGTTTTTGGGATGAGTTCCAAGTTTTAAACTGTGATACCGTTATTAACTCCAAACATTATTATCATCTTTATAACGCTAATAACATCTCAAGTGGTCTATATGGTTATCTGCGAGAAGACACTATAAATAAAAAAATATATTTCATGGCTCCTAGTAGCACAACGGAAACACTTTTTATTGACTACTCTTTAAACGTTGGAGATAGTATCTATTATACTGGTTTTGATACTCCTGCCTACACCAAAGTAGTACATATTGACACCATGTTTATTGCTCAAAAGAACAGACGAGTACTACATTTTGAAGGATATGGTTCGGGCAATCATTATTTAAAGTTCGTAGAAGGAGTTGGAGATTATTATAGAGGTTTAAATATGAATTCTAGCTCTTCTGTTGTCGCTGGATATAAATACGTTAGCCAAGTTAATTCAAATACAAATATTACTTGCGATAGTATTCAATCATTAACTAATGTTACCAATATAGAACCAATTTCATCAACAAGCGAAATAAAAATTAAACATTATCCTATTCCTGTTACTCAAAACTTGACAATAGAAGTAGAAAATCCTAAAAAATCCCTTTATCAAATAGAGGTATACAATCTTATTGGGGAATTACTATTGGAAAAGAAAATTTCGCCTAACGACACGTTAAATCTTGAAACACTAGATGCAGGTCTTTATATTTTAGTTCTTGAAAATTCCCAAACATTCAAAATAGTAAAGCAACATCAGAAATAG
- a CDS encoding GldM family protein: MKIIISILAFICFLNTVQSQNLVQIQKAHDWLFVNFNNRLYLHSKKIPINKIKLNAYGCEIKNLKPDGSFILCPKRKGKIALEVYQKENNDFRLIQENFFTVKDLPQPIAHLGSLGKLNEKHEMKSGQFKASKKIIVELINYDFDIQFTIESYTIAIIRKNKLVYFKDCEGAALNMEEISKHIKVSERILITNIKFKSQYHQYKLATPLDIQIKNNCN, from the coding sequence ATGAAAATAATTATTTCAATCCTAGCATTTATATGCTTTCTAAATACTGTTCAGTCTCAAAATTTGGTTCAAATTCAAAAAGCTCACGATTGGTTATTTGTAAACTTCAATAATCGTCTCTACCTGCACTCTAAAAAAATTCCTATCAATAAGATAAAATTAAACGCTTATGGTTGTGAAATAAAAAATCTAAAGCCCGATGGTTCATTTATCCTCTGCCCCAAAAGAAAAGGAAAAATTGCTCTGGAAGTTTACCAAAAAGAAAATAATGACTTTAGATTAATTCAGGAAAACTTCTTCACAGTAAAAGACCTTCCTCAACCTATTGCTCACTTAGGAAGCTTAGGAAAATTGAATGAAAAACACGAAATGAAATCAGGGCAATTTAAAGCTTCAAAAAAAATTATCGTTGAACTTATAAATTACGATTTCGATATACAGTTTACTATAGAAAGTTATACCATTGCTATCATCCGAAAAAACAAACTTGTCTACTTTAAAGATTGTGAAGGGGCAGCACTAAACATGGAAGAAATTTCAAAACACATAAAAGTGAGTGAAAGAATCTTAATCACAAATATTAAATTTAAATCTCAATACCACCAATACAAATTAGCAACTCCATTAGATATACAAATAAAAAATAACTGCAACTAA